GACCGTCAGCCCGCGATCGTGGCGCTCAATGGCCTTTGCCTCAGTATCCGTATGAATTTCAACGCCCTGGGAGGCCATGCTCAGCTGCACGTGCTCGCGGATGTCTTGGTCGAAATGGTTCAGCACCAGGCGATCGCGCACCACCAAGGACACCTGGGACCCCAGCCCCTGCAAAATGCCCGCAAACTCCACCCCAATGTAGCCGCCGCCAATGATCGCGATGCGGCGAGGCTGCTGCGGAACGTGAAAGATGTCATCCGAGACCCAGGCGTGCTCGATGCCAGGAATCTCTGGCCGCCGAGGCTTGCCGCCCACCGCAATCAAAATTTTCTCAGCCGTGACGGTTTGGCCGTCCACCTCCAGGGTATGGCGATCGCAAAACTGGGCTAGTCCCCGCAGCAGCGTCACGCCAGAGTCTTCGAGCAGCCGCTGATAGACCTGATTGAGCCGCCCGATCTCTTGATCCTTGGCGGCGATGAAGTGTGGCCAGTCAAACTCCCCAGCCTCCACGGACCAGCCGTAGTCCTGGGCCAGCTGAAACTGCTCCGCAAAGCGCGAAGCGTAGACGAAGAGCTTTTTGGGGACGCAGCCGCGATTGACGCAGGTGCCGCCCAGGCTGTCTCGTTCGGCGATCGCCACCCGAGCACCATAGCTCGCTGCGCGCCGGGCCGCCGCGATGCCTCCCGACCCCGCACCAATCACGAACAGATCATAATCAAAGCTCATGGCATCTCTCCCGCAGCGTCTGGGCTAGTCTTTGGGTCTCTCGGTCGCTCTAGTGCGCCAGTGTCATCCATCACCCCAAGGGTGAGTCAAGGGATGCAACCAGTCACCAGAGCAGCCTAATTGAGACGGCGTACCGCCTTTCGATCTTAATGACTTTTGCCCAAAAGCCCCCCAGCCCTAGGGTCTAGAGGGCGATCGCCCGTCCCAGCACCCCCTTGAGTCCTGGGGCACAATTGAGGAGTTCCTTTGAGAACCGCTAGAGCGCGCTTGTGCTTCTCAGCTTCACCGTGGAATTATTAAGCCCATGGAGACTGTTTACCAATACCCCATTCCCCTCGAACGGGAATTTCAAATCGAGCTGCCCACCAGCGCCAGCATCTTGACCGTGCAAGTCCAGGACGGCAAGCCCTACCTGTGGGCGCGGGTCAACACAGCTACTCCCCGGGTTCCCCGGCGATTTCAGCTCATCGAAACCGGCCAATCCCTCGAAGAGAGCCACTTGGTGCACATCGCTTCTTTCTTGGGCGTGCCCGATCGCGGCATGATGCACCTGTTTGAGCTGGTGCCCGACATCGAGGCTGGCAAGCTCCAGCTGCTCCAGCTCGATGAGAAAAAAGTGCTAACCTGCTGCGCCCTGCGGTTCAACGGTTGGCAGTACGTGGATGACTTTTTGTTCGACTATCGCGAGGCCCTCGACCACTATCTCGCGTCCGGGGATTGGGACCTGACCCCCCCAGAGCAGCTCGCTACGTTTTTCTTGCTCCAGCGAGCCCTCAGCAAGTGGGACCTGGCAGACGAACCCGAAAACAGTCGTCACTGGCGAGCCTTTCGATCGCTCTTTTTCCGGGTCTACAACTACGAAATCCCTGAGAAGTACCGCATTGCCGAGTACATCGACAAGTGGAACCGCAACTACGTCCCTCGACTACAGCAGTGTCTCGATCTCGTGCGCAATGTCCACAGCAACGTGCAGTACAAGGAGTGAGGCAGACCGGCGCCTTAATTAGTGGTGAGGGGGCAGCCGTAGCGGGCAGCGAGGCCGTTGGGCATGGTGGCTCCGCACAGGACCGCACCCCGGAAGCTGACGCCGGTGAGGACGGCTCCCTGGAGGTTTGTCTGGCGCAGGTCGGCGCCGTCGAGGTTGGCATTGGTCAAGTTAGCGTCGCGCAGGTCGGCGCCCCGCAGGTCGGCTTCGATGAGGGAGGCTCCCAGCAGGTTGGCGTTGCGCAAGTCGGCGCCCCGCAGATTGCTCTGCTTGAGGTCGGCGTCGCCGAGGTTGGCTTCCCGAAGATTGGCAAGACCAAGGTCTGAGCCGCGCAGCTTGGCGCTGTAGAGGTTGCTTTTGGAGAGGTTGGCAGCCAGGAGCTTGACGCCGTTGAGCTGAAAATAGCGCAGGTCGGCTTTGCGCAGGTAGCACGCGAGGCAGGCGCGATCGCCCAAGAGACGCTGGCGGTTGGCTTCGGTGCGCTCAGCTTCCCCGGCGATCGCCGGTAGCGCCAGACCCAGCACCATCAGCCCCGTCAACCAAACGGCTGCTTTCATAGACTTTGCACCATGCTCGTGTCGTGGGAAAAGAACGGCTGCCACGGTAGATTTCCCTGACCCCAGGCCCCAATCAACGCTTCGGCGTCAGCAGCGCTGAGCGGCCGCGAAAGGAGATAGCCCTGACCCAGCTCACAGCCCAGCGATCGCAGCTGGTGGAGCTGCGTCGGCGTCTCGATGCCCTCGGCCACCGAATCCATGCGCAGGTTGTGCGCCAGGGTGACAATGGTGCGCACGATCTCCGCATCCTCGTCCCGGACGTCCATCCGGTTCACGAAGGAGCGATCGATCTTGAGGGTGTGGGCCGGAAAACGATGGAGCTGGCTCAACGAAGAATACCCCGTCCCAAAATCATCAATGCAGAAGCGCACCTCTCGGGCTTGCAGGGTTTGCAGAATCAGCACCGCTGCCTCTGCATTATCCATAATGGCGCTCTCGGTGATCTCCAGCTTCAGACTGCCAGGGGCTGGCTGAATCGAGTGCAGCACCCGATCGATTTGGGCAATCAGGTCAGGCTGGGAGAACTGCTTGACCGACAGGTTCACATTCATCGCCAGATTGTGGGCTTTGGGGAAGGCGCTCTGCCAGATCTTGAGCTGATGGCAGGCTTCCTCCAAGATCCACTGTCCCAGGGGAATGATCAGGCCGGTTTCTTCGGCCACCGGAATGAACTCGGCGGGCGAAATCCAGCCGTGCTCGGCATGGTGCCAGCGAACCAAGGCCTCGAACCCGGTCAGAGCGCCGGTTTGCAGCTCCACGATCGGCTGGTAGTGGACCACAAATTCCCGCCGCTCGAGGGCGCGCCGCAGGTCCATCTCGATGCGCATGAAGCGGACCGCCTGGGTGTGCATAACGGGGCTGAAGACCTCGTAGCGATTTTTGCCGAGGCCCTTGGCGTGGTACATGGCGGCGTCTGCGTTGCGCAGGAAGTGCTCCGGCTGATGGTAGCGCTCGCCCGCTTCGTCTCGGCTCAGGGCAATGCCGATGCTGGCATTGATGTAGATCTCGTGGCCGCACACGTTGAAAGGCACGCGCAAGGCCCGGTGGATGCGTCCCGCCACGTGCTGCGCTTCGGCAGGGCTCTTGAGGTCTTCGAGCAAGATGGTGAACTCGTCCCCCCCCAAGCGGGCAAGGGTATCGCTGGGCCGCAGACGCTTTTGCAGACGGCGGGCGATCGCCACCAGCAGCTGATCGCCGACCAGGTGGCCCATGCTGTCGTTGACCATCTTGAAGCGATCGAGATCGAGGAACAGCACCGCAAACAGGTGATCCGGATAGCGGGTATCCTTGGCGGCTGACTGGCGCAGGCGATCCATAAACAGCGCCCGGTTGGGCAGCCCCGTCAGGGCATCGTGGAGGGCGTCGTGGCGGAGCTGCTCCTCCATGCGCTTGCGAGTGGTGATGTCTGAGGAGATGCCATCGACGCGCAGCGGCTCACCGTCGGCATCGTAGACCACGTGGCCGCGATCGCGCAGCCAGCGGATCTCGCCGTCGGGCCGAACCACCCGATATTCCACGTCATTGCTGCCCACCTGGCGCAGCAGGGCCGCCGCCTCCAAGACGCGATCGCGATCGTCCGAGTGGATAATTTGCAGCCACAGATCCGGATGCTGCAAAAACTCCGCAATCGGCCGGCCATAGATGCGCTCCGCCGCCGGATTCAGGTAAAGCACCTGCCGCGTTTGGGCATCCACCGACCACACAATGTCTTCTAGGGAATTTAGGATGCTTTCGAGGCGCTCCTCGCTCTGGCGCAGCGCCTCCTCAGCCCGCTTGCGCTCCGTAATATCGTTTTGGATGCCCACAAAGTGGGTCAGATAGCCCTGGCGATCGAACACCGGCGCCACAAACAGCTCATTCCAGAAATCCACCCCATCCTTGCGCGTGTTGTGCAGCACAACGTGGCACTCGCGCTGCTCTCGAATCGCCCGCCGCAGCTCTTCCACCCCCGCCTGATCGCGGTCCGGCCCCTGCA
This genomic stretch from Geitlerinema sp. PCC 7407 harbors:
- the gorA gene encoding glutathione-disulfide reductase gives rise to the protein MSFDYDLFVIGAGSGGIAAARRAASYGARVAIAERDSLGGTCVNRGCVPKKLFVYASRFAEQFQLAQDYGWSVEAGEFDWPHFIAAKDQEIGRLNQVYQRLLEDSGVTLLRGLAQFCDRHTLEVDGQTVTAEKILIAVGGKPRRPEIPGIEHAWVSDDIFHVPQQPRRIAIIGGGYIGVEFAGILQGLGSQVSLVVRDRLVLNHFDQDIREHVQLSMASQGVEIHTDTEAKAIERHDRGLTVWLTGEEPQSLEVDGVLVATGRVAHLGPLRLEAAGVTVERGAIAVDAYSRTSQANIFAVGDCTNRRNLTPVAIAEGRAFADTEFNQQPHHVSYHCIPSAVFSHPEAATVGLTEAEARAKIGDAVRCYRSQFRPLLHTLGHTTQVLLKLVVDGETDKVLGAHMVGEAAAEIIQGLAVALRLGATRSDLNQTIGIHPSTGEEFFSMR
- a CDS encoding pentapeptide repeat-containing protein, which encodes MKAAVWLTGLMVLGLALPAIAGEAERTEANRQRLLGDRACLACYLRKADLRYFQLNGVKLLAANLSKSNLYSAKLRGSDLGLANLREANLGDADLKQSNLRGADLRNANLLGASLIEADLRGADLRDANLTNANLDGADLRQTNLQGAVLTGVSFRGAVLCGATMPNGLAARYGCPLTTN
- a CDS encoding EAL domain-containing protein, coding for MLEEQQKFIALVEHSSDFIAMSSADGQVLYINPAGREMLGLDSLAEALSKDISEYFTTEEFQYFIEVILPTLSTVGRHESEGHLKHFKTGALIPVQRSCFTIRSSTTGAPICMATIQRDIRSFRATERALRESEERYRSLVELSPDGIAVHCNGRLTYVNGAAAHLLGAKASEDLLGQPIIHFLSPQSHHLGCDASGVMPEFIAIEGFVQETITRLDGTSLAVEMSGIATTHQGRPAFQLMIRDVSHRQQAENSLRAHARQQATVAKLGQRALEGIDLAVLFDEAAAWVAETLEVPYSTILELMPNSHAFLVTAGVGWQSGIVGCAMIGAQPSSQAGHTLRSATPVVFEDLRVDARFSSSQLLHNHRVISGMSVVIPGAGGQPFGVLGVYARHLRQFSEDDVHFLQAIANVLATAIDRKQADSRLHLMERVIAASSNGIVVTDPTQPDNPVIYVNPAFEGITGYSGEDVLGKNCRFLQGPDRDQAGVEELRRAIREQRECHVVLHNTRKDGVDFWNELFVAPVFDRQGYLTHFVGIQNDITERKRAEEALRQSEERLESILNSLEDIVWSVDAQTRQVLYLNPAAERIYGRPIAEFLQHPDLWLQIIHSDDRDRVLEAAALLRQVGSNDVEYRVVRPDGEIRWLRDRGHVVYDADGEPLRVDGISSDITTRKRMEEQLRHDALHDALTGLPNRALFMDRLRQSAAKDTRYPDHLFAVLFLDLDRFKMVNDSMGHLVGDQLLVAIARRLQKRLRPSDTLARLGGDEFTILLEDLKSPAEAQHVAGRIHRALRVPFNVCGHEIYINASIGIALSRDEAGERYHQPEHFLRNADAAMYHAKGLGKNRYEVFSPVMHTQAVRFMRIEMDLRRALERREFVVHYQPIVELQTGALTGFEALVRWHHAEHGWISPAEFIPVAEETGLIIPLGQWILEEACHQLKIWQSAFPKAHNLAMNVNLSVKQFSQPDLIAQIDRVLHSIQPAPGSLKLEITESAIMDNAEAAVLILQTLQAREVRFCIDDFGTGYSSLSQLHRFPAHTLKIDRSFVNRMDVRDEDAEIVRTIVTLAHNLRMDSVAEGIETPTQLHQLRSLGCELGQGYLLSRPLSAADAEALIGAWGQGNLPWQPFFSHDTSMVQSL